Genomic DNA from Corylus avellana chromosome ca4, CavTom2PMs-1.0:
AATCAATTTTTTAGAACCTTGAGTGATTGTATTCTAGTGCTTGAATTCCATTCAGACGTAATGTACTTGAAAAGAAGTTGGCTGATGCTGAGGTCTCAGAGGAAGAGCAGTACAACTTGTTAAAGTATTTGGAGAAGAAGGAAACTGAATATATGCGCCTTCAAAGGCATAAGATGGGTGCTGATGATTTTGAGCCATTGACGATGATAGGGAAGGGTGCATTTGGAGAGGTATAACTTTTTGCTTTGACATACTTCTATAGTTGATTCTAATCAATGGCATAGACATGGTCCTCCATGATTTTTGTGTGTTGTTATGGTGCTATTGTGTTTAGCTTGCCATTACCTTCGATAGTTTagagaaaacaaatgaaaaaatagaaGACTTTAAATAGTATTTTGCAGCTACTACAAGGTGATGGTCGCTAGTCAGTTTTCTTATTATGTTTTCCTATATCTTACATCTACCTCATGAaaatgttctctctctctctctctctctctctctcatgatgGGGTTATACTCTGAAAGGAGGCCTGGAGATTAGAATTCTTTATGTTTGATCGCATTATGGTTTTAAGAATTATGACATTTACCTTTACTTcaattttttcctataaaaaagaaaagaaaaaagaattatgacATTTACCTAGAGTAAAGGGGCTCAGTTACCTTTTAGAAAATAGAGGAAACaaattagagagagagggaaaggaAAATTATGAGCACAAGAGTTAAAATGAAGAAAGGAGAAGGAGTTGGAAAATGGAAACTAGAGCAAGCAAGTCTTCTATAATTTTGCTAACCTAATTGGTCACTTACTTTACCCGTGAAAGCTACCTTTGAATAGGCTACTTCCTTCCCCCTAAAGCTTAATAAcccagaaaacaaaattttttggaAAGAGCTAAAATAACTTTTAGAACAAGACATGAATTGCATGGAAATGTTTACAGACTTCTGCTatacaacattaaaaaaatgaagagcaaTCATATCAATTTGAATCCTACTGCAAATACCACCTAAAAAATCCTTGGCTAATTTAAATAGGATTTGCAAAATCATAATACAGTATGCTGCATTGATGCTATTTCTTATATGTAAAATTTGTTCTGGTCACAAGGCAAGCCACATAATTCTGCTGGACGTGTTTTGTTCAAGCAGTGACTAAAAAGGATGTGCTGTTGGATATTATGCACTTGAATTGCTTGGAGTTACTAGTTAGTGATGCTCTGACTGATTCTTGCCAGTTGCCATACAATTAACTTGTTTTGTGAGGTTCATCTGTGGTTTTTGTTACAACTTAATCATTCTGTTGATTGTTTTACATGACTAATTTTTTTCTACTGGTGCAGGTTAGAATCTGTCGCGAGAAGGCAACAGGTCATGTATATGCTATGAAGAAGCTTAAGAAATCGGAGATGCTTCGCAGAGGCCAGGTATACAATTTACCAAGCCTGACAgacaattttattaagattattGTTTCATAATGCATTTtgctatttttcatttaaatttgttCAGGTTGAACATGTGAAAGCTGAGAGGAATCTACTTGCAGAGGTTGATAGCAATTGCATTGTCAAGCTCTATTGTTCCTTCCAAGATGACGAGTATTTATATCTAATTATGGAATATCTACCGGGTGGAGATATGATGACTTTATTGATGCGCAAGGATACACTGACAGAAGATGAGGCCAGGTTTTATGTTGCGGAAACAGTCCTAGCTATTGAGTCCATCCATAAACATAACTATATTCATAGGTACTTTGATGTTTGTCTAGATTGTGTGATGGGAGGCTATCAATATGTTATTTCTGTCATGGTCTTATTGTTTCATATAAGTGATTCCATGTTTCATACTACAGAGATATCAAGCCAGATAACTTGCTGCTTGATAGAGATGGTCACATGAAATTGTCAGATTTTGGATTATGTAAACCCCTAGACTGTAGTAATCTCCAAGAAAAGGATTTTTCTGTTGGAAACAACCTTAGTGGGGCTCTTCAAAGTGATGGACGCCCTATGGCACCAAGACGCACACAACAGGAGCAACTTCAGCATTGGCAGAGGAACAGGAGAATGCTTGTAAGTTTGTGACACTGACATCACATGATTGATATGGCTGTTAACCTTAAAGTATTGCTACTATCAATCGCAACAAAACAGCGTTATCTTCAGCATGCTTTTTCTTCATTACTGTTGGGGTTTATATTAACTTTTGTGGTATGCCATAGTTGCAAATATTGTCTAGAAAGGCTCCTAATTCATCCTTTTCCCAGTGAAATTTGTTTTAGCATTCTTTTTTTCCCCAGAATCTTATGGTGACTGCATGGTTatgttaaaaatttcaaaatggtTTTCAATATTTGTAATGTTGCAGGCTTATTCTACTGTTGGAACACCTGATTATATTGCCCCAGAAGTTTTGCTGAAGAAAGGATATGGGATGGAATGTGATTGGTTggtatttgaattttgtttttatcttttttgatCTATCATTTCTTGAATTTGTGCTAATAAGATGCTGTTGATACTTATCCAGGTGGTCTCTTGGCGCCATCATGTATGAAATGCTCGTGGGATATCCACCCTTTTATTCAGATGAACCTATGTCAACTTGTAGGAAGGTAACCTGCAGTTCTTTGCTTTTATTCATATGATTTCTTAGAACATATGCTAAGCGGGGCatgtctatatttttttattttttatttttctattattccTGTCTCTCTCTTAGAACTGGACCACAGAATACACAACTATAAAAGGGTGTACTTTCTTTGATCATGGAATATGGTGAAGTTTGCTAGAGACTGGAATACGGGTGTtatctttaattaaatgttttgaGTTAGCAAAATAGAAACAGGGCACTGGTGAAACCCAAAAGACTCCCTTTCTTCATGGGTAGTACTGTCATAGAAGGCTTGTTTCCAATATGAATCCTCAtcataaaaaaacttttttaaagctattgaactttttatttttatatttatatttatattttttggagGTTTCTTACTCAATTAATATATCTTGCTAATACAGTATCACGGAATCCATTTTATATTTGAGGATTTAGGGCTGAGTGTTACTAAAAAGTTAAGGGAGGAAATCGTATTAACTATCAATCCAACTCTCCAAATTTGTattaacattttatttaaatcGCGCACATGCTCCTTTTGCTTTAATTGTGTGAGGCCTAGCATCATTGTAACTTCTTTACCATTTGCTTGTCATAAATTCTGTTAGACTGCTACTATGGTGTAAACATTGATCAACCTGCAGAAATGTGTATAGGTTCAGGGAAAGGATCTCCTGAATATTAGGTAGCTATCATTAAACCGGGTAGTCTCTAGGAGATGGGTGCAGTAGCAGAAAGTGCTGCTAGAAAGGCTATTTCAATAGCGGCATCCAAAATGGCTCTATGAAGTTATGAACCCAATTTATTATCTCAGGATTGGAATATACAACCAAAGGAAAGAGGTCtttagaaaaagcaaaaaagaacaattgcaggtttcttttatatatatatattgtggacAGTAATCCAGTGGGCCCTTATACAGttaattttgtttctcaaaAATATTTGGGGATCTGCATGGAGGGACTACAATGAAGGAAAGTTTGTTGGGAGGGATTGTACTTTTACTCCTGCTTGTTAATTTTCCATATTGTTTAGAAAGGTCTGGAAATTAAATTGTTTGGTACATCTTTACAAATCAACATTTTGGTGCTTAGCAGTGTCTTTTGTAAATTGTGTGGATGGCATGGACCTCAGTAGGAATCTGTCCCTTGTTTAACACTTCTACTGTAATCTGCTTTCTGTTTCCCAATTGTGCCTTAAAAGATCCAATCAAGATTACCCACTGCCACGATAAATTTTTATTGTGACTTAGtttaaattctctcttttataCCTCAAATTTTGTTCTTGGTTGAAGCTACAATTGCTTACTTGCGGGAACTCTGATGCTCTTTTCTTTCTGCCATTTGTTATCTGATACCTATTATAAACTCTTACTACAGGTCATAATTGTACCGCTTTTATTGGGCTTATGTCTAATTGTTTTTCTCAGCTTGTAGCTCTGGTCTTTGTCATTATGATGGAATATTTTCCCTCTTTATCAATTATGCAGATAGTTAACTGGAGAACTCATTTGAAATTTCCAGAAGAAGCAAAATTGTCTCCAGAAGCAAAGGATCTCATTAGTAAAATGTTATGTAATGTTGATCATAGGCTTGGAACGAAAGGCGCAGATGAAATAAAGGTGTTGTGTGATGTTTCCTGTCCTATTTATTcgcttttaaaatttgaattcctAATTAATGAATTGACTTACTGCACCTGGATATCTTTAGGCTCATCCGTGGTTCAAAGGCATTGAATGGGACAAATTGTATCAAATGAAAGCTGCATTTATTCCTGAGGTCAATGATGAATTGGATACTCAAAATTTTGAGAAGTTTGAAGAGGTcgttcattttttatttctttttttaatttcttaaatgtATGAAAGTACAGACCTATTTGAGGCATTTTGTTGCTAACCTTCTTGTTTCTTGTGATTGGTTAATGATGCTGTAGGCTGACAACCAAATCCAAACTTCATCTAAAGCAGGTCCATGGAGAAAGGTTGGTATATATGATTTAGTTGATGCATTCTGGGCCCAAACAGTTGCAGTTGTAGTATCTTTACTAGTGTTTTACATATGTGCTTTTGCTGCTCGAGCTCTTTCATAACTAAGCCAGTGTCTGTTTTATCCTCAACTTGGCAAGTATCTCATTGTCCAGAACACCCTTTGGTAATAAGGTCATGTGTGTAATTTTGGTGCATTTGTATTGATGTTCACTATGAGAATTGTTGGTAGTGTGCATTTTCCATTTAAACATCATTGCTGTTTAGTCAGCTGAAATTACTCTATTGGTAATAGAACCAATCTTCTGTTTGCTTCTTTCAACTCACATTTTATAGTCTTTCTGGTTGTAAAGTTGAGTTTCCTTTCTGGATATAATGGCCAGTACTTTTAGGATGTTTTTGATTGCAAGATGGTGAGGTCATTTGAAGCAATAGGGTACAGATGGGGTGATTAATTTTTGGTCTATTAATGTAGTTTCTTTGGTGTGGTTCTGTTGTTCATTGTGTTTCTATTTAGTGAATTGTTTagtgttttccttttcttctctgCAACTGAAATTGTTTAATGTCTATTAATCCTACAATTTGATGAGTTATTGCTAATGTTCTCATGCTGTTTTGTCCTCTGCTGCAGATGTTGTCGTCTAAAGATATCAACTTTGTTGGATACACGTATAAGAACTTTGAAATTGTAAATGATCATCAATTACCCGGAATTGGTATCTACCTGCCTCTCTCTATGGACACATTTCTATCTAATCTTTTTACTTGAGCttccttatttattatttctctaaatGTGTTGAAGATTACGTAatgctttctttcttatttctaTGGTTAGAGCCCTCTTTATTGTTCATATAAGGTATAATGTGTAtgtagttttgaaaattcacGTTCTTGGAGATCTGACCAAATCCTCGTTTATCAAGGTTTTGAATTTATGCAACTGACCCAATGCTGTTGGGATTAGGCCATATGGCTTAGCTGGGCTGTGTTTAATTGTACACTGTTTCCTGATTAAAGGCAGGGACAGAGAGCTATTTGTTGAAAGTTCTTGACAATGCTTAACCTGCCTCTTTTATACTTTGTGAACTTAATTCAAAGGTTGGCTTTACTTATTTCAACCCTTCTGCCATACCATCTCTCAAGTGGTGGCAATATCTTATGTGGATTGTGGTGTTAATCAAACCAAAGGATCTAAGATATCTAGCAAGTTTGACTGTAAGTCAGGATTTTGGCAAATACAGTTGACAGAAGAGTCTGAAACCTTAACAGGTTTTAAGCGATGAAGTGCTTAGTCTACCTTATAAATAGTAGTTTGCAGTTCTCTATCTGTTATGTGCCTATGTAACTTGTGATGGAAAATTAACGAGTGTAGATTTTTGGTAGGATAATTCGAGGAATCCTGGGCCTCCTTATGTTAGGGTAGTTCGAGTAATCCTAAGCCTCCCAACAAACGTCTATGTTTGCCAAGGATTAACTCATTTGGCATTAGAAGAGTCTTTAAATAGACTTGCAATGTGATAGATAAGAACTCTAatcttaaaataattataaaattaatccaaattttaaaataatatactctttattaaataaaatcatattttaacacAACTTCTACTCCTAACTTATCCTAATCTCACCCATAACATTCTTCCCCACTTTGAATGGACCTTGTTCCCAAGGTCCCAAGAATTTTTGAGCTTGATATCGAGAAGATTTTCCAAGATAATCAGCTATGGAAGATGTGCTCCTCTTTGTAGCCAAAATACTGGTAGATATGTAAGTAGTAAAAGATGGGATAAAGATCAAAGGACCCAGGTATTCCCAGAAGAAAAGTGTATGATATGAAACTTGGTATTCCCAGAAGAAAAGTGTATGATAGGAAACTTGTGGACCCAAGTCCCTGAACACTACAGTCAAATGGTCCAAGTTTCCATCACTATAATCCTCGAGACTTTTCTTATAGTTAAGAAAAATAGGCATCTCCTTTGATCCCAGTTTGAGGGGAAGGGTTAACCTCTATCACGAAGGGTAGAACTTTTTGGTTCACCGATGAAAAGCCTTATGCAGATCTGCTACCTTAGCCTAGGAATCATGAAGATGTACAAGATGGGTTTCGATTTGGGCATCATTTAGATAAACAGGTGTTAAAATCTTAGAGCCCAATGAACCAATTTCATTTATGCGGTCTTCTTTATCTCCTATTTCCTCTTCAACTTCTTTTTCT
This window encodes:
- the LOC132176917 gene encoding uncharacterized protein LOC132176917, which codes for MDKARSWFSKFTSKDKSKHLKKKETAGSGKEVSKAPMSEEAPSNVTKQKVAAAKQYIEDHYKKQMKNLQERKERRNVLEKKLADAEVSEEEQYNLLKYLEKKETEYMRLQRHKMGADDFEPLTMIGKGAFGEVRICREKATGHVYAMKKLKKSEMLRRGQVEHVKAERNLLAEVDSNCIVKLYCSFQDDEYLYLIMEYLPGGDMMTLLMRKDTLTEDEARFYVAETVLAIESIHKHNYIHRDIKPDNLLLDRDGHMKLSDFGLCKPLDCSNLQEKDFSVGNNLSGALQSDGRPMAPRRTQQEQLQHWQRNRRMLAYSTVGTPDYIAPEVLLKKGYGMECDWWSLGAIMYEMLVGYPPFYSDEPMSTCRKIVNWRTHLKFPEEAKLSPEAKDLISKMLCNVDHRLGTKGADEIKAHPWFKGIEWDKLYQMKAAFIPEVNDELDTQNFEKFEEADNQIQTSSKAGPWRKMLSSKDINFVGYTYKNFEIVNDHQLPGIAELKKKSTKSKRPSIKSLFDDESGKAGSQPTQGSFLNLLPPQLEVPEKRNQS